Within the Hippoglossus stenolepis isolate QCI-W04-F060 chromosome 2, HSTE1.2, whole genome shotgun sequence genome, the region tgtgtttctgcGACACTGCTGGATAGACATCTCAGTGCCGATGCAGTGACTCCCACTCAGCACCACCTCCCCGGCATCTGAGGAACCAGGCCAATACCAGGTTTCCTGCACGGAGACATTCACATGTAAAACCACTCATTTGGCAGTTGTTTTAAACACTTCTGGAATAAGATGGGAAAAATTGCCGAGGCTGCTATAAATAACAAAACCTCCTTTTAATAGTAGCTATCAGTGCACATTATCACAGTTTCCActctttttcacagttttaaaacaGCGTGTTAAATGTTCCCAGCACCCCCCTCCCCAAAACCCACTCCCGCTGCCCTTTCCATGCACACttctattttcagtttgtttgctcTGTGAATTTCTCCCGATCTCTCTTCACCTCACTTTCCCTATTTTATTTTGGGTGCGCTGGAAGTGGACGTTTGAGAAGCCTGTAATTATCTCGGGCCTCGGTAAtaacacagcacagacacacaaacagtgggacagcgagacgagagagagagagagagagagagagagagagagagagagagagagagagagagagagagagagagagaggaaatgcagGAGCACAAAAGCTGTAGCACTATGTCGTTTTTACCTGATGAGCTCTTGAGGCGAAGCCCAAGCCGAGCTGTCGACACACCACCATGGCCTCATTGATGCCCCAGTTCTCGCTGCAGACGGAGCCCCAGCGCTTCACTCCTCCGATCTCCATCAGCACCTCCACGCGGCCCTCTGCTGGCTCTCTGCCGCCCGCCAGGCGCACCTGAATATGGAGGGAGGGGAAAGTGTTTTCTTGTTGACACAGCTCGATACCTGTTTGTGGCAGTCAGTCATGCGTGCTGCTCACCGTGGTCTGCAGGCCAGTGTTGGGCACGTTGCAGCGGATTGCTACATCCtggttgtgtttgcagctgtaGAGGGGCACCGGTCTGTAGGTGCACTCTGTAATCGACCTCTCCCTGCCCGTGCACTGGACGCTGTTCATGTGGATGGGACCAGTACCTATAGAAGAGGGACGTGGACAGTTGATTGACTCACATGTGACTAACCACATgcaaaaagacacacacgcacacacggtACATTAATGTCTCCTAAACCTGATGGCTCTGCAGCCACAGATGTCCACAGAGAGGGATTTAAAGCCCAGACATGATCGGGACCTCTGATGTGGCTCTGAAACTGAGCTTAACCAGAGAGCTTTCTGTCCAAATTACTGTACTCAGAGCAGCACACGGCACACCAGGGCCATGCTTTATAAACCAAAATAGATACCAAAATGGCAAAACGGAGGAAAAAACTTTGAgcacatcagtgtttgtgtaggtgtgtgagGCCCAGGCTTATGCTCTATAAAGCCCTATAATTTGGCCTTAAATAGCTAATGATGTCAACAAGTCTAGCTTCAAGTTCTCTGACTGCGCTGCCTATGGGCCCCCACTTGCCTCCTGCAATGCACACTCATCTcttatacctcttttacaccaaaagtAGCAGGTACACGCAGGTAAACCCACTAAAAAAAGGCATTAGActtctttcccattgccagtagagtttcagtttttttcccctgttgcATCTTGTTTGATGTCAAACTGAGGCACTCTCTCATCTTGCTGTCTTGCCAAAAACCagtaaaaacctgtgtctactgcagagttgTTTGACCCAGGACTAAATGTTGATTGTATCCATtctcattgcagacaaaagctaGATGTAAGCgggtggttttttttttaccagtggaaaagaggctttaTACAGTATCACATATTTACACATCTTTGCTAAACAGGCCTTAGGCATTGTGATCCACAGCGCTCCTTAGTGACATTTAACCACGTGCATTATTGAGCAAACAGCACCATAGCACCTAGTTTAACTAGGCCCTAAAAGTACCACTCTAATGGTTTCCATCACTAGTTCATTAAGTCAAGTAGTGAGAGGGAAACGTGCTCCACCATTATAAGACATGCTATGTGCTCATTTGAGCAGAAACATAATGGGAGGAAATAAACGTGATTACAAAATTACTGCAGAGGTgcaacaaggagaaaaaaaaggatgatAACTGAGTGTGAGCAAGTCACCACACTATCTCAGAGGAAACGGCTTCACTCTATTATTGCTGTGCAATTTACTGACTGTATTTTCATTGCCCACAACAAAAGCAGGGTCAAAATAATCCCGCCTCTCTGAATGTTTGATCGTGCTCGGCACTGATTGCCTGACATCCCGGATTTCAAAGCGGCACTGACTTTTCACATACAAcaggtttattttgaaaacaacacacGGTCTCTGGAACCTCCGAGCACAGTTTACCCTCCTATAATTGGTCATGCGTAGAGTTCCCCAACAATCAGCTTCTTCAAAAGAAGTAGAAGTGAGGCTGTAAACATCGCTCAGGGTTTATTTGTCTGCTCAGGCCCATGGTTCTCAGTGTGCTGCGTTTCGGAACAGGCATTTAGCCCGAGGAGTGTTTAGTCTGAAGGAATCACTGAGCTAAACTGATCGTGCTCAGGATGCATGGTGAATTCAGGCACTGCTTCAAAGTCTGTGCCATTTAATCAGAAAATCAGATCAGCAGCTAGAGGCCTTTATTATACTctatgattttttaaatgaggatATATGATATCATAGGAGGACAAATAAACTCCCAGTTATAGTATAGGTTAAACATCCTGTGCAAACGTCTCACTTGCAACATTGAGCAAATCTTGAAAGTACAGTTCTTTATATGCCTTTAAGAACACTATATTTGTAAGTATCCTCTCCTACCCTGTCCCAGCTGAGCCTTAGTGAGGGCCTCTCTGGCTGTCCCGAAGCCCAGCTCTCTGCAGACCACGCTGGCTGCAGGCATGTCCCACAGGTGGTCACACATGGTGCCCCACTTGCCCTCTATCAGCACCTCGACACGGCCCTCCCCAAGACGGGGCCCCGCCTTCAGGCGCACAACAggctgcagggggaaaaaaagggttagggtgagAAATTTATCAACTTGTGATGTGTAAACaccaaaaacaaagcaaatttcCGTGTTTGGCCGCAGGGTCATTTGTGTGGTACCTGCTTAAGCAACGAGAGTAAACACAAGCCGAGAGTATTCCTTCGCTCTCCTccaggaaagaggagaggagggctACTGAAGTGACTACAATTGCTGCGTTGAACCTAATGTGGAAATGTCgatttgttgtgtgtgggtgcacaAAGACCATCCAGAGAATTTCACTGTCTCCTCCAGAGACCACGCCTGGATGAGGCTGACCAGTGGCATCACGCAAGTTTTTCACTtaagttcaaatatttcaactcaaGGTGAGGTGCTTTACCTGAATTTGGAGtgtttgcattgactttgtgtGTAATCTCTTTGCTCTGCgtttggtgtgaacacagcTCTCTTTCAAAAGGTTTACTCTTTTGTTTCAAGGTTAAATATGTAACATTTCCACAAAACAACTAaaactgttacatttttttgtgaattgtgtacttacacatacaaatacaatacatacaaatataaatacaaataagtgTATTAATGGAAGTACTTTAAATTTTAACACTTTAGTTCACAATCAAGTCGATGTGCTCCTTCACACTGACCGGCACGGCAGGGGGTGCAGGTGCTCTTCCATAGCGTGTGAACTGGTACCCGGGGACGCAGCGGACCACTGCATGCATGCCCCTGTTGCACGGGACATCATTCCTGGGGAGGGACAGCTGCGCCTGGCACTGAGACAAAGACGTCTCCACACCctgacactgcactttctcCACCCAATAGCCCTTTTTACCAATCTGTGTCCGCAGCCTTGACGGggacaggagagagggacaCGAGAGGCATATTTGTGGTTTGTCACATTACTCGTTCTTTGTACAGAAAAcataaatgattttaaaagatgTTAACTTTACCTGGAGGACGGGTCGGCTATCTTAGAATCCCACAGTTTCCTGAGAGACAGAACATTGGGGTTACAACTGTGCGTCTCTACATTTGGCTTAACAACTTGTTGTCCTACACACCCACAGTCTGTGCTCCTCCCTATCAATCAAACCCTAACTAAACAAACTGAAAGTAGATGAATATATGAAGGAGACGCAACCTGCCAGAGAGGGTGTGTCTTTTTCTGGGTAAACATAGTCCTCATGTAAGGCACAggagtgagaaaaagagagaggggaaatttgcatttctttctctcttctctccaccaCTGTCATGTCATGATGTCTTTTTTAACCTTCCACTTCTACATTCATGggtatttctgtttctgtgtttgtctatATGTCTACGGTGGATGTCTGGTTTTGTGgtgacaaaaataaactaaGTTATGAATAAACCACTATACATTAATCCCGGCATGAAGCCTTATTGAGGTCTGCCAACTTCAACAGGGTTTTCAAAACTGTGTCTAGTTCCGTGGGTATTACCATAAACTAGAGTCAAATTCTAAAGGGAAACTGTGTATACTCAAATGAGGCCCCCTATGactgggcacacacacacacaccatgccaAAACCTAAagcagggaagaagaaaaacaggagaaTTCAATAAAAAGAATGATTCACAAACCAGGCAGCGTCGAGGAAGTGTCCTTCtgctgcacacacgcacacgcacacgcacacacacacacacacacacacacacacacacacacacacacacacacacacacacacacacacacatccagcatGACCACAGACAGGTGCAGTGTGACTGACGCCCCTCATGAATGTGCTTGAATTAAATGAGTCAGGACACTTTACTATACAACCAGATTCATGAtgcaattaaatatttaaaacggGACATGTGTCCTCTCCAGGAGATGCCCAGTACCCTGGTGTTCCACACGTTACTATCCAGTCCCAGTGTTGAGATGAGAAATGTGCTTGAGGCTTGAACCTGAGCCAGAGGAACTACTGTATGGAAGATGTGAAccacaaatcatttttataatCCAAAAACAGGCCTTGGAAGGGGAAACgtgtatttatgatttatttcacatttccaCCCGCGTATAAGTTTAAACTGGTACATATTGCTATTTTGTGAGTTCTGCTGCAGTCCAACAgtgatgaaatgtaatttagacAACCAGTCTAGACTGCAGGACTCCATTAAGTTCAACCTTCTCTTCTACAATGTGCAGATtcaaagagtttttaaaaaataatttgtttatctttatttggTCACAAATTTTGGACATATCATTGACATATCATGACCTGGTTGATCATGGTATGTTAGGAAGCAGTTGTATAAAGTAAAATGTAGGTCCAATATGATCTCTACCAACTCCTGCTACACTCCACTGCAGTTTGGTGCCAAACAGGTAGCGTGcggtgtgtttttaaaagctttttcacTGCAATTAGCTGGGAATGGGGCAAGTTAGAGCGCTGACAGCCACCCcttcttttcatatttcttttcatgtttcattatctgtgtttgtttcaatTCATTTACATCAACTTTATTTTTTGGTAaattttttcctctttgcttctttgtttcttttcttttctctcttcttctcctccatccttcccattgccctttcttttttcttctagTTTTCACCTGCTTTGAAAGCATAAACAATCTCTAAAAGCAGATTTGCTTCCACCTATGCATGTTAAATGTAACAATTGAtatatgtaagtgtgtgttagCCTGGGTCTATCTGCTTGCGTGTGTCTGTTTCATAACTTGGCTCTGAATcaaacaagagagagacagacagtgaggggGTGTTAGTTCAGGGTTTGGAGGGAAGGGAGTGGGGGGGGTGCTACCCATATAATTGCCTGCTCTGCTTGGCAGTGTCTGCTGTGCGGTCGAGTGGTAGCATGTTGGTTCACACACACCAGACATGGAAATATGCACGTACATATCAACTTTCCCTGCCTTGCCTCAGTAAAAACAAAGGTCTTTAAAAACCCCAGTCGTTACCCAACACTATGactgcatgctgggaaacaCAGCCAGTGATGTAAGACTGAAGTCTCTGTGAACTGGGCTACTTTTACGAGCATCGCCGAACTTCACGAGAAAAGGAAAAGCATGCTCTTTTGATTTTCTGACACACTTCAGTggtcctgcagagaggagaaagcTCTGTCTGTGATGCTTTCACTCAGAAATGTAGGTTGGATCTGTATTAAGGTTATCTTCTCGTAGGGAGATTGAAAGGAGGGGAGGTGAACCACAGCATCAAGCCTCAACACAACAAACGTGTGACCGCAGAACTGCTGCTGAATCCTGATAACCTGGAGAAGGCTTTCTTACTCCTCTGGATATTCAGCTCAATGCCAGTTCTTTATGCAACTCTGACCACACAAAACCATAAGCCACTGTGTAGAGAGGAGCTGACTGTCAGGAAAGCAGAGATAACCTATTATTATGCTGCATGAATGCAAAGCTGCCTGACTGGAACAATCGGCTCACGCAGGAGACAGCAGGTTGCCACACCGACTCCACAACAGCCTCTAGACAGCCCCATCAACCTCAATGGAACAAAACTCAAAAGGGTCATAACAAAGTACTTTCCATGAAATGTGGGATTTAGTATAATTGCCACAAAGGAATTAAACGTGGCCTTAAAAAGGGCTGTAACTGATGATGGGAGTCGCGAGAAGCAGGGGGTGAAAGTAAATTAGAAGAACTAAAGAAGTTACTGCCTGCCTCAAAGAGAGTGTGGATGTAATGAGGGGGGGGCTGGAAAATGGCTTTAGCACTTGTCTTTTGTAAGCATGGCACAGTGGGAGAGTGTTTAAACATCTGTCAAAATGCACTGAGCAACTTAACAGGCTGAGACAAAAGCAGTCacaccaaaaaaacaaccacatggCCAGCGAGGGACATGCTGACACAGCAGAGTGCGGGTGCAGCAGGTTCAATTGAGCGAATATTCTAGATTAGAGGATCTCTGAGACCATAATTACATCTGTTCAAGTGGACACAAACCCCAAAGAAGAGCAGGGCTACCGCCAGCACATGGGGGAGCACCAAAAtgatgtgatgtgactgagactgagagagaagacagatggCTACTATCACTTACGTTGAAACTGTGTATTGTCACCATTTCAAcctcaaaaacattttcaaaagaacAGGacatcaaacaggaagtgattattGCACAGCTCTATTCAGGCAGGTGAGCAGGACAACTTTTGAGCTTGAGTACCAACTAGACGGGCACTCAGAGAAGGTATATCTCTATCCATTTTAACAGCCTATTTTGCAATGTGAAATGAAGTAAAAGAAATTCCTTGATCCGCCCGTTTACCCAAACCAGCTCCGaatttgaatgggttcttccttgggttaTGCCACACCCCTCCACcgaatttcatggaaatcggttgagtagtttttgcgttatcGTGcgaactaacaaacaaataaacaaatgatggAGGCAACAAAACTTAGCATCTACAGCAATGATGTTGTGGCTCTTGGAGGCTCAGCACAGGAATGCTTTCGGCAAAATGCTGAATACGTTTTTTCCCTTTAGCAATGTCAGAAAGTAATGTTTGGTGTGTTCAACATCTATGTTGGTGTCCGTTTGgataaaaatacattaagaCAAGATGATGGCGCCAGATTAGAAGCTACTGTGTTGCAGTTAATACATTCAATCTTGAAAGAGACAACTTAATTTGACAGAGAAGTAAAAGAAGCCATGTCTCAAAATGGCTCTATGAAAAGTTATGAATTCATCGACTGGGCACTGGGCATCTGTACTCAAATTATATGCCAATCCATTTTAGAGTTGTCGAGACATTTGAGCGAAATAACAAACATAACGGGGGTGTAGTGGTTACAGCAAAAatgttcctggtttgaatcccatgTTGGCTGGGGCCCTTCTGtgtagagtttgcatgttctccccgtgtcaACGTACAACCTcacagcttcctcccacagtccaaagacatacaAAGTGGTCGGGGTTAAGTTAATCGAAGACCCTCAAATGATAtgcggtatagataatggttAATAACCTCATAGTGGTGAAAGGTGAAAGCATTATTAAAGTCAGTTTCCTCTTCGGACCTGAGAATGACTTCAACAATTTTTCAAAGCCATCCACTTCCCAGTTGAGATATTTCAATCCAGACAAAAGTGGTAAACCAATATTGCTATCCCAGCCCCGCTGCTAGACAGACTAAAACTGTCTCTGACTAATCCGGTTTGCTCTGTTAGACCTTCAAAGGGGTACATTTGgaaaaacatcaacagcatAAACATCTGACTCAAATACTTGATTTAAAGATGCCAGGGATGCTGCTTGCTCTTTTATGTTAACCCCCCCAAACCCCTTAGCTGTTTACTGTCGGACAAAAATGGCTGCCTGATTCATCTTCCACGGAGCCGggtggaaaataaacaacattccCTGGCCGGTCCCGTCCTTACGCAGACTGCTGGTTAGCTTCTTGGCACAGATATATGATGTTTCTCCAATCTGAGGTGTTTTTTAGTGTTGTTGTCTACATTAGCAATAGACTTAGAGGGTTAGCATGATCGACCACTGGACTCAACCATCTTTGCTTCATCTTTGACGTGTAAGGGCTTGTAGCGATGTGAAAAGGAACCCACGAAAAAAATGGGTAAAAGTGAAGATTTGAACAAAGCTGCACCTGAACTACTCAGCTTTGAAAGAGCCCTGGAAGATAAGACGCTGTGAGAGAGTTTGTCTATTGGAGGCTATAAAAGCCGTGGTGGTGAACAGGGCAGCTGAGGAGAGGCAGCGTGTAAGCAGAACACAGGGGGTAATTATTACCAACATGTGGAGACAGATGGTGGAGAGCAGGCCAGCGGTCAGTACAGACCTTCTGTTGGCCAAGTCATAAAAAGACCTCTGTGggcagacagacggacacaaGGAgggttgtgtttgcatgtgcaaaagcgtgtgtgagcgtgtttgcgtgtttatttgtgtgtgcacgtggaTCTTGGACGTAGTTTATGTAAGGTCTCCGAAGTAGGGGTTGTATTAGcatgggtgtgtgcatgtgaggtATTGTGGTTTGGATGGTATGTGTGGACGAGCTTTGAAGGTTTGTGTAGGTGCTTGAGTGGATATTTATGACAGATGAGTTGGAATTATGGTGATAAAATCAACATAACAGACATTAACATGACACATTATTAGCATAGCCAGTATTTCATGTGTGAGGGGCAATGAAAGAGTTCTAATCCTGTTTATTCTTCGCTCTAGTCTTGCTGTTCTACTAGTTTTCTTATAAACGTTtcttataaatgtttttatttctttagtcTGTCTGAAAAGCTAAAAATAATTTCTGAAGTTTTATGTCGATAGGCTAAATGTGTCTTTATAGCTGTACTAACAAGAAAAAATGCGCATGCTATATTTTTTAACTATTTTTTTGCTGGGATTCAATAAGTTCTGATCCAATGTGGCTGTAGCTAATGAATgctaatgaaaaataaatcattgtttctctttgttgaaAAGCCAAGCTGTTTGATTGTTGAATGCGTATGTCCATACAGTGCACTGAAATCAGCAGCcagatatatctatattttgttcatataaaaagacagaatgatGGTACATCTTTTCAGAAAAATGTTATTGATCTTATTGAGTTATAGATGCTTATGACCCTGAACAAGGCAGCTACCAAACATGTCACTGCTTTACTATAGTCTGCTGTTGTTTAATCTGtgaatttgtttaatttaattcaaattaagctctgtttaatttaatttgattcctCTCTGCTGAATGATTATTGACTTGCACAAAGTTCCCACTAGGAGCTTCTTAATTATATGAGATTAGAAACCATGTAAGGGAGGATTCATGTAAAGACACAcagcatgatgatgatgataatctTGTAGTCTGGATCCAACATTAATGACatactccctctctctgttaggGCCCTCTCAGCCCTCTCAGCCCTCTCAGCCCTCTCAGACCGGCCTGGCGGACAGCCGGGCTTGGCTAATGCCACAGTGGACATGTCATCATGCAAAGTGTGGTTGTACTAATGACAGCAGTTGTGGTTAACCACTACTACTGGGGGGAAAGGAACAGCAAACCAGGCACGGTGCCGCCTAATCTATGATAGGATGTGTAGTCCACCACACTTTTCCATCCCTTTCATAACaccacacgcatgcacgcacacacacacacacacacacacacacacacacacacacacacacacacacacacacacacacacacacacacacacacacacacacactcaaacactgacacatacacacagtcttACTCTCTCCTCAGTCCCTCTGCTATGTTCATACTCACTTGTAGCTGACTTGGTCAAACGCTTCTGCAGCAGGGAACCCTAACATGCCACAGACGACACGGCTGCTGCTCAGGTCCCATCCATGGTTACACACATGACGCCACCTCCCAGCATGCTTCACTTCCAGCACTCCCTCCGTCACCAGACCGCCACGGTTGCTGGACAGCACAGGCCGTAGACGGGCCTCCTCTAAGTGAACCCTCGAAGATCCCTGTCCACAAGAAAACATGCATGATATTTCAAAGAGTAGTTCTGCTGTATTTTGgttgttcttttttattgtaGGATAGAAATGGAAATAGAATGTTTAGAAAATAGAAAGAATAGAAATGGATCTTTGTCTCGCTTCCTATTTTACTCCATCCTCAAACTTCACCAACCAAGGTTTTGTCTCACACCCCAAAAACAAGATTCATTTGAcatcaaaaacaacacattgtttAACTAAATATCTACCGACACCAAACAATCCAGAGGACGACAACATGAGATGTAGACGGTCTGTAATCATCACACTCTCTAATCATCTGCATTTCATTACATAGGCAGCAGGAAGGAAactaacagaaaacaaagacttTGCTTCAAGTGTCGGTTCACTTGTCATGAcgaaaacaaaactgtaaagAATGTGTAAACTCTGCAAGTTGAAAAGaactaaaaccaaacacaagtgACAAATGTCTTGCAATTTCCACTGGTTTGGTGTGTAGAGCTACTGGCGGTTAAACTAAACTCCAGGCCGAACCGCCGCACTTGAACCGAAACTGTAGAAGGTTTGGTTTTAGGTTTGTCTCTAATTATACATGGCCACAAATGACATTTCAGTATGGAACTCTGAATAAGGCTAGTTTGGGCAACTTCTTTGGTGCAAGATTgtgtgagtatttgtgtgtgtttttttacctgtgtgttATGTCCATCAGGCTCTGGATAAACAGGGTCTGGTTCAACATGGTTCCCACTGAGCTGCTGATTCCCCTCAGTCCTCCGCTCAGACTGGAGTTGGGAATGAGGCTGAGACTGCCGGTTCAGCTGCCCCTCCGCCTCCCGTCTCACTGCTTGCGGGTTGGTCCTCGAAttctcctgcctctgcctgtaGGATGCCCCGTTTGCCAGACGCGAGGGCAGCTGGTGCCCTTGTGGGTTCGCCTGCTGGCTCACTCCGGACCCGGGTCGATTCCGTCGCGAGATCTGGATCTCGTGGCCGTTTTCCTGTGGAGAGATGTTGCTGCGACGGGAAGAAGTTGGGTTGCGATGGAGGGCAATCTCATGGCCTCTTGAGTAAGAGGAGATGTGTTCTTCTGCTGGGGGTGAAGCTGGAGGGGACACAGACTGTGGTGGTGGGTTTCTCTGTCTTGGTTGGTTTGGCCGGTGCCTGGATGATGGAGCGGCCTCGTCCACAGAGGCAGGGGAGAAGCCAGGTCTTCTTTCTGGACTGCAGATGACCCCCAGGTCCTCAGCGTGGGTGCAGTCATTGATTCCCCACCCATTGGAACGGCATTCTCCAATAGAGACCTCATTGCCCTGGCAGCGCACATTGTCCAACCAGATCAGACCTAATGACAAGAAACAGCGCTAAGTCATGGAATCACGAGAAATAAACCAGATTAATGAGCAAGTTTGATGTTAACAACAAAATACTCTTGGTCAGACATAGACGACATGACCAAAAATTATATATCAAGATAAACATTTCCACATCAGTCGATGTTGAAAaatatcacgataaatgtcatattatttTTATGAAGTTTTAAGGaagattgtggttttaaactcctCTTTATAGACAAGAGaatgaaacagcaaaacatttgacaaatctgaggttgatcaattatgtgttatacctcctcactgtgtttgcaaaATGCATAAccaatatatcgatatatatatatattttatattgctattgatgaaaataactTTGCAACAATTATTCATAAtcttttattgcccagcccacCTTGTCC harbors:
- the LOC118118318 gene encoding lysyl oxidase homolog 4 translates to MLCLRGLSTLLLLLLCPAPLSAQEALIRLAGVGRRSANEGRVEVFYNGAWGTVCDDEVDLNLATVVCRQLGFQSSFTWAHSAKFGEGQGLIWLDNVRCQGNEVSIGECRSNGWGINDCTHAEDLGVICSPERRPGFSPASVDEAAPSSRHRPNQPRQRNPPPQSVSPPASPPAEEHISSYSRGHEIALHRNPTSSRRSNISPQENGHEIQISRRNRPGSGVSQQANPQGHQLPSRLANGASYRQRQENSRTNPQAVRREAEGQLNRQSQPHSQLQSERRTEGNQQLSGNHVEPDPVYPEPDGHNTQGSSRVHLEEARLRPVLSSNRGGLVTEGVLEVKHAGRWRHVCNHGWDLSSSRVVCGMLGFPAAEAFDQVSYKKLWDSKIADPSSRLRTQIGKKGYWVEKVQCQGVETSLSQCQAQLSLPRNDVPCNRGMHAVVRCVPGYQFTRYGRAPAPPAVPPVVRLKAGPRLGEGRVEVLIEGKWGTMCDHLWDMPAASVVCRELGFGTAREALTKAQLGQGTGPIHMNSVQCTGRERSITECTYRPVPLYSCKHNQDVAIRCNVPNTGLQTTVRLAGGREPAEGRVEVLMEIGGVKRWGSVCSENWGINEAMVVCRQLGLGFASRAHQETWYWPGSSDAGEVVLSGSHCIGTEMSIQQCRRNTNLYCPRGGDGKAAGVTCVETAPDLVLDAQLVQETAYLEDRPLHLLTCANEENCLSSSAARMNWPYGHRRLLRFSSRIMNMGCADFRPRATRESWVWHQCHRHYHSIEVFTHYDLLTLNGTKVAEGHKASFCLEDTYCPEGIHKRYACYNMGEQGISVGCWDTYRHDIDCQWVDITDVRPGEYIFQVEVNPSLDMAESDFQNNVMRCRCKYDGARVYMSGCHAGDAYSAEVEDLFDHQRDISNNLL